A genomic window from Phoenix dactylifera cultivar Barhee BC4 chromosome 7, palm_55x_up_171113_PBpolish2nd_filt_p, whole genome shotgun sequence includes:
- the LOC103711372 gene encoding uncharacterized protein LOC103711372 isoform X2, with amino-acid sequence MDGPDLAVDDRTFKVSFTAEGVLKLRDRVKEKLKEFMGDYTDDTLVEYVIVLLRNGRRKDESRKELNVFLGDDSVTFVSWLWDHLSSNIHLYVQPQESFPDEVVRTSSISNQLPGRHISQPGHQTGNVQTDCEYEREKLTKVSRSRHGREWKGLGHGHTEVFPLRSVVTDILHSEEKTHHRTNLARRSRSPKPQVHKKRSREDEEHPIKRDSASHPAIGAPRRLLQFAVRDAVRTVHQSISKTEPTSKRLRSVVSTSTTDSVQDKRPQRTKSVARVPGALSTALKAAAEAAEDVKKFRSSSSVFGRLGQDIDAVETINQSSDFRAPELEDGEDENFDHIPALNRVHYHERSDDNREFAGDMTMAEKETGMDDDYSSDNGEYDQTMEYSVAQNADEVVRKTRVMDQDPPASSAAMTSSKILNISVNVNTWKPPHYQVPRDVAEAENRITVEKSEMNVGKPNDRLQKENDATKSENIKEMEHADVQKEPQRTTSTPGSYTAGLPSDDVDSRTLFVSNVHFAATKDTLSRHFNKFGAVLKVIIVTDGATGQPTGSAYVEFLKKESAESALSLNGTSFMSRILKVVRRSSHEAAPMLGWPRIARGSPFASRLGRIPYPRCAIGGAFRARLPFKPGARSLQWKREALTAQPTEGTKGPPNSSLGSGNNALSPTARSLTYNRTEPKADGNTGPA; translated from the exons ATGGACGGGCCGGATCTTGCCGTCGATGATCGGACGTTCAAGGTCAGTTTCACCGCCGAGGGCGTGTTGAAGCTCCGGGACAGGGTGAAGGAGAAGCTGAAGGAGTTCATGGGGGATTACACCGACGACACCCTTGTG GAATATGTCATTGTCTTGCTCAGGAATGGCAGGCGCAAAGATGAGTCCAGGAAGGAGCTGAATGTGTTTTTGGGGGATGATAGTGTCACTTTTGTATCCTG GCTGTGGGATCACCTCTCTTCAAATATACATCTGTATGTGCAGCCACAAGAATCTTTTCCTGATGAAGTGGTTAGGACCAGTTCCATATCGAATCAACTGCCAGGAAGACACATTTCACAACCTGGGCATCAGACTGGTAATGTGCAGACTGATTGTGAATATGAGAGAGAAAAGTTGACTAAAGTGTCGAGAAGTCGGCATGGTAGGGAGTGGAAAGGATTGGGGCATGGGCATACCGAAGTATTTCCTCTTCGAAGTGTTGTGACTGATATCTTGCACTCTGAGGAGAAAACACACCACAGAACTAATCTTGCTAGACGATCTCGTTCTCCTAAGCCTCAAGTTCACAAAAAGCGGAGCAGAGAAGATGAAGAACACCCAATTAAG AGAGATTCAGCTTCCCATCCAGCGATTGGTGCTCCACGCCGACTTCTCCAATTTGCTGTTCGAGATGCAGTTAGGACTGTGCATCAATCAATCTCTAAAACTGAGCCAACTTCGAAGCGACTTCGTTCTGTGGTTTCCACATCCACTACAGATTCTGTGCAGGATAAGAGACCCCAGAGAACAAAATCAGTTGCGAGAGTGCCAGGTGCCTTGTCAACTGCACTCAAAGCTGCAGCAGAAGCTGCTGAGGATGTGAAAAAGTTTAGATCTTCAAGTAGCGTTTTTGGtagattgggacaagatatTGACGCTGTGGAGACAATTAATCAGTCATCAGATTTTAGAGCACCAGAGCTGGAAGATGGAGAGGATGAAAATTTTGACCATATTCCAGCATTAAACCGAGTTCATTATCATGAAAGAAGTGATGACAACAGGGAGTTTGCTGGGGATATGACTATGGCAGAGAAGGAAACTGGGATGGATGATGATTATTCCTCAGATAATGGTGAATATGATCAA ACGATGGAGTATAGTGTTGCACAGAATGCTGATGAAGTAGTTCGGAAAACAAGAGTGATGGATCAGGATCCACCTGCTAGTTCAGCAGCAATGACATCTAGCAAGATCCTGAATATCTCTGTTAACGTGAATACATGGAAACCTCCACATTACCAAGTTCCTAGGGATGTTGCTGAGGCTGAGAATCGAATAACTGTAGAGAAGAGTGAGATGAATGTAGGGAAGCCCAATGATAGACTGCAAAAGGAGAATGATGCTACCAAGTCTGAGAATATAAAA GAAATGGAGCATGCAGATGTTCAGAAGGAGCCTCAGAGGACTACATCAACACCTG GTTCGTATACAGCCGGCCTGCCTTCTGATGATGTTGATTCTCGAACTCTCTTTGTTAGCAAT GTCCACTTTGCTGCCACTAAAGATACTCTTTCTCGCCATTTCAATAAGTTTGGGGCAGTGCTAAAAGTAATAATTGTCACTGACGGTGCAACCGGCCAACCCACAGG GTCAGCCTATGTAGAGTTCTTGAAGAAAGAATCAGCAGAGTCGGCATTATCTTTGAATGGCACGTCATTTATGTCTCGTATTCTGAAG GTTGTTCGAAGAAGCTCTCATGAAGCTGCCCCGATGTTGGGTTGGCCCCGCATTGCACGGGGCTCTCCATTTGCTTCTAGGCTCGGCAGAATACCATATCCAAGGTGTGCCATTGGTGGTGCTTTCAGAGCCCGCCTCCCATTTAAACCTGGAGCCCGGAGCTTACAGTGGAAGCGTGAAGCTTTAACTGCTCAGCCCACTGAGGGCACGAAAGGTCCTCCTAATTCCTCACTTGGCTCTGGAAACAATGCGCTCTC
- the LOC103711372 gene encoding uncharacterized protein LOC103711372 isoform X1, whose product MDGPDLAVDDRTFKVSFTAEGVLKLRDRVKEKLKEFMGDYTDDTLVEYVIVLLRNGRRKDESRKELNVFLGDDSVTFVSWLWDHLSSNIHLYVQPQESFPDEVVRTSSISNQLPGRHISQPGHQTGNVQTDCEYEREKLTKVSRSRHGREWKGLGHGHTEVFPLRSVVTDILHSEEKTHHRTNLARRSRSPKPQVHKKRSREDEEHPIKRDSASHPAIGAPRRLLQFAVRDAVRTVHQSISKTEPTSKRLRSVVSTSTTDSVQDKRPQRTKSVARVPGALSTALKAAAEAAEDVKKFRSSSSVFGRLGQDIDAVETINQSSDFRAPELEDGEDENFDHIPALNRVHYHERSDDNREFAGDMTMAEKETGMDDDYSSDNGEYDQVGIVTHHGSDTSQSASFAHKDKMLQTMEYSVAQNADEVVRKTRVMDQDPPASSAAMTSSKILNISVNVNTWKPPHYQVPRDVAEAENRITVEKSEMNVGKPNDRLQKENDATKSENIKEMEHADVQKEPQRTTSTPGSYTAGLPSDDVDSRTLFVSNVHFAATKDTLSRHFNKFGAVLKVIIVTDGATGQPTGSAYVEFLKKESAESALSLNGTSFMSRILKVVRRSSHEAAPMLGWPRIARGSPFASRLGRIPYPRCAIGGAFRARLPFKPGARSLQWKREALTAQPTEGTKGPPNSSLGSGNNALSPTARSLTYNRTEPKADGNTGPA is encoded by the exons ATGGACGGGCCGGATCTTGCCGTCGATGATCGGACGTTCAAGGTCAGTTTCACCGCCGAGGGCGTGTTGAAGCTCCGGGACAGGGTGAAGGAGAAGCTGAAGGAGTTCATGGGGGATTACACCGACGACACCCTTGTG GAATATGTCATTGTCTTGCTCAGGAATGGCAGGCGCAAAGATGAGTCCAGGAAGGAGCTGAATGTGTTTTTGGGGGATGATAGTGTCACTTTTGTATCCTG GCTGTGGGATCACCTCTCTTCAAATATACATCTGTATGTGCAGCCACAAGAATCTTTTCCTGATGAAGTGGTTAGGACCAGTTCCATATCGAATCAACTGCCAGGAAGACACATTTCACAACCTGGGCATCAGACTGGTAATGTGCAGACTGATTGTGAATATGAGAGAGAAAAGTTGACTAAAGTGTCGAGAAGTCGGCATGGTAGGGAGTGGAAAGGATTGGGGCATGGGCATACCGAAGTATTTCCTCTTCGAAGTGTTGTGACTGATATCTTGCACTCTGAGGAGAAAACACACCACAGAACTAATCTTGCTAGACGATCTCGTTCTCCTAAGCCTCAAGTTCACAAAAAGCGGAGCAGAGAAGATGAAGAACACCCAATTAAG AGAGATTCAGCTTCCCATCCAGCGATTGGTGCTCCACGCCGACTTCTCCAATTTGCTGTTCGAGATGCAGTTAGGACTGTGCATCAATCAATCTCTAAAACTGAGCCAACTTCGAAGCGACTTCGTTCTGTGGTTTCCACATCCACTACAGATTCTGTGCAGGATAAGAGACCCCAGAGAACAAAATCAGTTGCGAGAGTGCCAGGTGCCTTGTCAACTGCACTCAAAGCTGCAGCAGAAGCTGCTGAGGATGTGAAAAAGTTTAGATCTTCAAGTAGCGTTTTTGGtagattgggacaagatatTGACGCTGTGGAGACAATTAATCAGTCATCAGATTTTAGAGCACCAGAGCTGGAAGATGGAGAGGATGAAAATTTTGACCATATTCCAGCATTAAACCGAGTTCATTATCATGAAAGAAGTGATGACAACAGGGAGTTTGCTGGGGATATGACTATGGCAGAGAAGGAAACTGGGATGGATGATGATTATTCCTCAGATAATGGTGAATATGATCAAGTAGGTATTGTAACACATCATGGTTCAGATACTTCTCAAAGTGCCTCTTTTGCTCACAAGGATAAAATGTTACAGACGATGGAGTATAGTGTTGCACAGAATGCTGATGAAGTAGTTCGGAAAACAAGAGTGATGGATCAGGATCCACCTGCTAGTTCAGCAGCAATGACATCTAGCAAGATCCTGAATATCTCTGTTAACGTGAATACATGGAAACCTCCACATTACCAAGTTCCTAGGGATGTTGCTGAGGCTGAGAATCGAATAACTGTAGAGAAGAGTGAGATGAATGTAGGGAAGCCCAATGATAGACTGCAAAAGGAGAATGATGCTACCAAGTCTGAGAATATAAAA GAAATGGAGCATGCAGATGTTCAGAAGGAGCCTCAGAGGACTACATCAACACCTG GTTCGTATACAGCCGGCCTGCCTTCTGATGATGTTGATTCTCGAACTCTCTTTGTTAGCAAT GTCCACTTTGCTGCCACTAAAGATACTCTTTCTCGCCATTTCAATAAGTTTGGGGCAGTGCTAAAAGTAATAATTGTCACTGACGGTGCAACCGGCCAACCCACAGG GTCAGCCTATGTAGAGTTCTTGAAGAAAGAATCAGCAGAGTCGGCATTATCTTTGAATGGCACGTCATTTATGTCTCGTATTCTGAAG GTTGTTCGAAGAAGCTCTCATGAAGCTGCCCCGATGTTGGGTTGGCCCCGCATTGCACGGGGCTCTCCATTTGCTTCTAGGCTCGGCAGAATACCATATCCAAGGTGTGCCATTGGTGGTGCTTTCAGAGCCCGCCTCCCATTTAAACCTGGAGCCCGGAGCTTACAGTGGAAGCGTGAAGCTTTAACTGCTCAGCCCACTGAGGGCACGAAAGGTCCTCCTAATTCCTCACTTGGCTCTGGAAACAATGCGCTCTC